CCGACGGAGACACGGGCCATGAAGCGGTCGCGCTGGGCCTCCGGCAGCGGGTAGGTGCCCTCCATCTCCACCGGGTTCTGCGTGGCCACCACCATGAAGGGGCTCGGCAGCTCGTAGGTGGTGCCGTCGATCGTGACCTGGCGCTCCTCCAGGGACTCCAGGAGCGCGGACTGCGTCTTCGGCGAGGCGCGGTTGATCTCGTCGCCGATCACGATCTGCGAGAAGATCGCGCCCGGTTTGAACTCGAACTCCTTGCGCTGCTGATCCCAGATGGACACACCTGTGATGTCCGACGGCAGCAGGTCCGGCGTGAACTGGATACGCCGCACCGAGCAGTCGATGGACCGCGCCAGTGCCTTGGCCAGCATGGTCTTGCCGACGCCGGGTACGTCTTCGATCAGAAGATGTCCCTCGGCGAGCAGCACTGTCAGCGAAAGCCGTACGACCTCAGGCTTGCCTTCGATCACTCCTTCGACCGAACTGCGGACTCGCTCCACAGTGCTGGTCAGATCAGTGAGGCTCGCTCGATCGTCATAGGTCGTCACCCGGCCCTCCTCGGCCCGTTCTTTCTCCGGGCCGTCGCTCTGCGATGCGGACCGGCCCACCCCGAAACACGGACACCACGCGTGAACTGCTCAGCGTGACGCCACATTGGCATTCTTGCTGCCGTTACCAATCCGTGTCACTCGCCTGTGGACAACTGTCCGCGATATGTCAGTTTTGCGATGTTTTACGGGGTGAGATGCCAGCAGATTGACAGGAAACCGGGGCTGCGCGGAACCGCCCTCGGGCAGTAGAAGGGCGGTTCCGGTCGCGCGGTTCGACCGTGCTCAGGCCGCGTCGATCTCCCGGAGCAGGCCGGTCTTCACATCGAAGACGAAGCCGCGTACGTCGTCGGAGTGCAGCAGGAACGGGTTGGTGCGGATCCGCTGCATGGACTGCCGTACGTCCTGGTCCACGTCCCGGAAGGACTCCACCGCCCAGGCCGGACGCTGGCCGACCTCGGCCTCCAGCTCGGTGCGGAAGTCCTCGGTGAGGGACTCGAGGCCGCAGCCGGTGTGGTGGATGAGGACGATGCTGCGGGTGCCGAGCTTGCGCTGGCTGATGGTGAGGGAGCGGATCACGTCGTCGGTGACCACGCCGCCCGCGTTGCGGATGGTGTGACAGTCGCCCAGCTCGAGGCCGAGCGCGTCGTGCAGGTCGAGGCGGGCGTCCATGCAGGCCACGACCGCGACACGCAGGACGGGACGGGCGTCCATCCCGGGGTCGGAGAACGCGGCGGCATAGCGCTGGTTCGCCTCGACGAGGCGGTCGGTGACGGTGCCGTCGGATATGGCGCCTTCGGGGCCGGTGGGAACTGCTGCGGAGGTCGTCATAGCGAAGACGGTACTGGTCACGACCGCTGAGGGCGCTCTGTGAGAGAGGACAAAGAACGTCATTGAGCCTTGTTGTGAGGTAACCCACAGGAGTGGCTGGATCACGGCCGTACGAGTGATTTCTCCGGATTCACGGCTTCGCCCGGGGGAGCGCCGCGACGCGCAGGCCGGTTGATTGACCGCGAAGGGCCGTGGACTAAAGTGACGCCGAGCGGGAGGCGAGGCCCCCCGCTGGACCGAAACCCCAAGGAGAACCGGCGACAGCCCGGCGTCTCCCCGCGTGCGCGGCGCGTACGTGCGGCTCGCGCCGGACCTGAGAGGGCCCCTTGAGCAACAGCCGCCACGTCCCCGTCATGCTCCAGCGTTGTCTGGACATGCTGGCCCCGGCCCTCACGGCGCCCGGCGCGGTGGTGGTCGACTGCACACTCGGCCTCGGCGGCCACAGCGAAGCGCTCCTCACCCGGTTCCCCGAGGCACGGCTCGTCGCCCTCGACCGGGACAAGGAGGCCCTGCGTCTCTCCGGCGAACGCCTCGCCCCCTTCGGTGAGCGCGCCACCCTCGTGCACGCCGTCTACGACGAACTCCCCGACGTGCTCGACCGCCTGGGCCTGCCACGCGTTCAGGGCATCCTGTTCGACCTGGGCGTCTCCTCCATGCAACTCGACGAGGCGGACCGGGGCTTCGCGTACGCCCAGGACGCCCCCCTCGACAT
The DNA window shown above is from Streptomyces akebiae and carries:
- a CDS encoding AAA family ATPase codes for the protein MTTYDDRASLTDLTSTVERVRSSVEGVIEGKPEVVRLSLTVLLAEGHLLIEDVPGVGKTMLAKALARSIDCSVRRIQFTPDLLPSDITGVSIWDQQRKEFEFKPGAIFSQIVIGDEINRASPKTQSALLESLEERQVTIDGTTYELPSPFMVVATQNPVEMEGTYPLPEAQRDRFMARVSVGYPSPEAELQMLDVHGGVSPLEDMQPVAHAHEIVKLIEAVRGVHVAESVRRYAVDLVGATRTHPDLRLGASPRATLHLLRAARATAALSGREYALPDDIQSLAVSILAHRLLPTAQAQLNRRTPEQVVQEILQRTPVPQAPQAQSGYGSVHTAPAYPQQPPRRLG
- a CDS encoding beta-class carbonic anhydrase, whose translation is MTTSAAVPTGPEGAISDGTVTDRLVEANQRYAAAFSDPGMDARPVLRVAVVACMDARLDLHDALGLELGDCHTIRNAGGVVTDDVIRSLTISQRKLGTRSIVLIHHTGCGLESLTEDFRTELEAEVGQRPAWAVESFRDVDQDVRQSMQRIRTNPFLLHSDDVRGFVFDVKTGLLREIDAA